In Pseudomonas lalkuanensis, the following are encoded in one genomic region:
- a CDS encoding nucleoside-binding protein, which translates to MLRYPALALGAVLVATTPTSFAAEDGRFFEWTSNSVGFRYGQQFTNPNNPDKFSKRIYSFTHADGYRYGSNFFNLDVFLSDSRDPRKGTDHGGSEVYAVYRHQLYASRVFDQPLGTGLIKDYAFTLGFDANRNNNLASAKKRAVVFGPTLKFNGAAVLDLSLMYYREKNHSGIPSAKHPDHTFDATYMVNLTWLKPFQLGDRDAKFQGFVNYVGEKGEDYFDKDTAPETLMRTSLMVATLPGAKRKPNLWLGVGYEYWHNKFGVDGGRGSRTSTPTVNLEFTF; encoded by the coding sequence ATGCTTCGCTATCCCGCCCTGGCGCTTGGCGCCGTCCTGGTCGCCACCACCCCGACCAGCTTCGCTGCTGAAGACGGCAGGTTCTTCGAGTGGACGAGCAACAGCGTCGGCTTCCGTTACGGCCAACAGTTCACCAACCCGAACAATCCGGACAAGTTCTCCAAGCGGATTTACAGCTTCACCCACGCCGACGGTTACCGGTACGGCAGCAACTTCTTCAACCTGGACGTATTCCTCTCCGACAGCCGCGACCCACGCAAGGGCACCGATCACGGCGGTAGCGAGGTCTACGCGGTCTACCGGCACCAGCTTTACGCCTCGCGGGTATTCGACCAGCCCCTGGGCACCGGCCTGATCAAGGACTACGCCTTCACCCTGGGCTTCGACGCCAACCGTAACAACAACCTGGCCTCGGCCAAGAAGCGCGCCGTGGTTTTCGGCCCGACCCTCAAGTTCAACGGGGCCGCCGTGCTCGACCTGAGCCTGATGTACTACCGCGAGAAGAACCACTCGGGCATCCCCAGCGCCAAGCACCCGGACCACACCTTCGACGCGACCTACATGGTCAACCTGACCTGGCTGAAGCCCTTCCAGCTGGGCGATCGCGACGCCAAGTTCCAGGGTTTCGTCAACTACGTGGGGGAAAAGGGCGAGGACTACTTCGACAAGGACACCGCGCCGGAAACCCTGATGCGGACTTCCTTGATGGTCGCCACGCTGCCCGGCGCCAAGCGCAAGCCGAACCTCTGGCTGGGCGTCGGCTACGAGTACTGGCACAACAAGTTCGGCGTCGACGGCGGCCGTGGCAGCCGCACCTCGACGCCGACGGTGAACCTGGAATTCACCTTCTGA
- a CDS encoding outer membrane protein OmpK, producing the protein MNAKYLPHCLALTTGLLGGGQAIAGDLLFWQNNSLTYLYGQDFKVNPEIQQTVTFEHADGWKYGDNFFFLDKIFYNGDKDAQVGDNTYYGEFQPRLSFGKIFDQKIQFGPVTDVLLAMTYEFGEGDVESYLIGPGFDLAVPGFDYFQVNFYNRQTDGSRPGDDVWQITPVWSYTIPVGNSDILIDGFMDWVVDNDENDRGTYHANLHFNPQVKYDLGKAMGWGEKQLYVGFEYDYWKDKYGIDSESFLGDEILDGTDQNTASLLVKVHF; encoded by the coding sequence ATGAATGCCAAGTATCTGCCGCACTGCCTCGCCCTCACGACCGGATTGCTCGGAGGCGGCCAGGCCATCGCCGGTGACCTGCTGTTCTGGCAGAACAACAGCCTGACCTACCTCTACGGCCAGGACTTCAAGGTCAATCCGGAGATCCAGCAGACCGTGACCTTCGAGCACGCGGATGGCTGGAAGTACGGCGATAACTTCTTCTTCCTGGACAAGATCTTCTACAACGGCGACAAGGACGCGCAGGTCGGTGACAACACCTACTACGGCGAATTCCAGCCGCGTCTGTCCTTCGGCAAGATCTTCGACCAGAAGATCCAGTTCGGCCCGGTGACCGACGTGCTGTTGGCCATGACCTACGAGTTCGGTGAAGGCGACGTCGAGTCCTACCTGATCGGCCCGGGCTTCGACCTGGCCGTTCCCGGCTTCGACTACTTCCAGGTCAACTTCTACAACCGCCAGACCGACGGTAGCCGTCCGGGCGACGACGTCTGGCAGATCACTCCGGTGTGGAGTTACACCATTCCGGTGGGCAACTCCGACATCCTGATCGATGGCTTCATGGACTGGGTCGTGGACAACGACGAGAACGACCGCGGCACCTACCACGCCAACCTGCACTTCAACCCGCAGGTGAAGTACGACCTGGGCAAGGCCATGGGTTGGGGCGAGAAGCAGCTCTACGTCGGTTTCGAGTACGACTACTGGAAGGACAAGTACGGTATCGACAGCGAGAGCTTCCTGGGCGACGAGATCCTCGATGGCACCGACCAGAACACCGCCAGCCTGCTGGTCAAGGTGCACTTCTGA
- a CDS encoding substrate-binding periplasmic protein produces MKPRVFGWLAAGLLSANGALAQTYVIGVEKQAFQPHYWVSDQGEYQGFARDLLDLFARDAGLDMHYQTLPVNQLTQHLLNGSIDFKYPDNPNWAGDLKGGKDITYSLPVVEYVDGVLVAPKRQGQGVDSLARLAVVDGWTPWSYQERIDAGQTEVVHSGDLGQMIKQAMKQQADGAYYNVVVATYYLDNIRARPGALVFDPKLPHTRGTFNLSSLKHPELIKRFDRFLADHRQEVEALKARYQVEANLDSEYLGMEQWKVDFLKRQKEKAKP; encoded by the coding sequence ATGAAACCTCGGGTTTTCGGCTGGCTGGCTGCCGGCCTTCTGTCCGCCAATGGTGCCCTGGCGCAGACCTATGTGATCGGTGTGGAGAAGCAGGCCTTCCAGCCGCACTACTGGGTCAGCGACCAGGGGGAATACCAGGGCTTCGCCCGCGATCTGCTGGACCTGTTCGCCCGCGACGCCGGCCTGGATATGCATTACCAGACGTTGCCGGTCAATCAGCTCACCCAGCACTTGCTCAACGGCAGCATCGATTTCAAATACCCGGACAATCCCAACTGGGCGGGTGACCTGAAGGGCGGCAAGGACATCACCTACAGCCTGCCGGTGGTGGAATACGTAGATGGGGTGCTGGTAGCGCCCAAGCGGCAGGGGCAGGGCGTCGACAGCCTGGCCAGGCTGGCAGTGGTGGACGGCTGGACGCCCTGGAGCTACCAGGAGCGCATCGACGCTGGTCAGACCGAGGTGGTGCACAGCGGCGATCTCGGCCAGATGATCAAGCAGGCGATGAAGCAGCAGGCCGACGGCGCTTACTACAACGTGGTGGTCGCCACTTACTACCTCGACAACATCCGTGCCCGCCCCGGTGCGCTGGTGTTCGATCCGAAGCTCCCGCACACCCGCGGCACATTCAATCTCTCCAGCCTCAAGCACCCCGAGTTGATCAAACGCTTCGACCGCTTCCTTGCGGATCACCGCCAGGAGGTGGAAGCGCTCAAGGCGCGCTACCAGGTCGAGGCCAACCTGGACTCCGAATACCTCGGAATGGAGCAGTGGAAGGTCGACTTCCTCAAGCGCCAGAAGGAGAAGGCCAAGCCCTGA
- a CDS encoding 8-oxoguanine deaminase, whose product MGKTLLVKNADLLVTMDGQRREIRQGGMFIEDNRIVQVGPSSELPQSADEVLDMKGKIVIPGLVNTHHHMYQSLTRVVPAAQDGELFNWLTNLYPIWARLTPEMIGVSTQTAMAELILSGCTTSSDHLYIYPNGCKLDDSIHAAGEIGMRFHAARGSMSVGRSQGGLPPDSVVEKEADILKESQRLIEDYHDASHGSMLRVVVAPCSPFSVSRDLMREAAVLARQYGVSLHTHLAENVNDIAYSREKFGMTPAEYAEDLGWVGHDVWHAHCVQLDEHGIELFARTGTGVAHCPCSNMRLASGIAPVRRMRDAGVPVGLGVDGSASNDGASMIGEVRQALLLQRVGFGPDAMTAREALEIATLGGAKVLNRDDIGALAPGMVADFVAFDLNHVAYAGALHDPLAALVFCTPTHVSTSVINGKVVVRDGHLVTVDLPRVLERHNQLAHQLVSGE is encoded by the coding sequence ATGGGCAAGACGCTACTGGTAAAGAACGCCGACCTGTTGGTCACCATGGACGGCCAGCGCCGGGAGATCCGGCAGGGCGGGATGTTCATCGAGGACAACCGCATCGTGCAGGTCGGACCGAGCAGCGAGCTGCCGCAGAGTGCCGACGAAGTGCTGGACATGAAGGGCAAGATCGTCATTCCCGGCCTGGTCAACACCCACCACCACATGTACCAGAGCCTTACCCGCGTCGTGCCGGCGGCCCAGGACGGCGAGCTGTTCAACTGGCTCACCAACCTGTACCCGATCTGGGCGCGCCTGACCCCGGAGATGATCGGCGTTTCCACCCAGACCGCGATGGCGGAACTGATCCTTTCCGGCTGCACCACCTCCAGCGACCACCTCTACATCTACCCCAACGGCTGCAAGCTGGATGACAGCATCCACGCTGCCGGCGAAATCGGCATGCGCTTCCACGCCGCGCGCGGCAGCATGAGCGTCGGCCGCAGCCAGGGCGGCCTGCCGCCGGATTCGGTGGTGGAGAAGGAAGCCGACATCCTCAAGGAATCCCAGCGCCTGATCGAGGATTACCACGACGCCTCCCACGGTTCGATGCTGCGTGTGGTGGTGGCGCCGTGCTCGCCGTTCTCGGTGAGCCGCGACCTGATGCGCGAAGCCGCGGTACTGGCTCGTCAGTACGGGGTTTCCCTGCACACCCACCTGGCCGAGAACGTCAACGACATCGCCTACAGCCGCGAGAAGTTCGGCATGACTCCGGCCGAATACGCCGAAGACCTGGGCTGGGTCGGCCACGACGTCTGGCACGCCCACTGCGTGCAGCTGGACGAACACGGCATCGAACTGTTCGCCCGTACCGGCACCGGCGTTGCCCATTGCCCCTGCTCGAACATGCGCCTGGCATCCGGCATCGCCCCGGTTCGCCGCATGCGCGATGCCGGCGTGCCAGTGGGGCTGGGTGTGGACGGTTCGGCCTCCAACGACGGCGCCAGCATGATCGGCGAGGTGCGCCAGGCGCTGCTGCTGCAGCGTGTGGGCTTCGGTCCGGATGCCATGACCGCCCGCGAGGCCCTGGAAATCGCCACCCTGGGCGGTGCCAAGGTTCTCAATCGCGACGACATCGGCGCCCTGGCACCGGGCATGGTTGCGGACTTCGTGGCCTTCGACCTCAATCACGTCGCCTATGCCGGTGCCCTGCATGACCCGCTGGCGGCGCTGGTGTTCTGCACCCCGACCCACGTTTCCACCAGCGTGATCAACGGCAAGGTGGTGGTGCGTGACGGCCATCTGGTCACCGTGGACCTGCCGCGTGTACTGGAGCGCCACAACCAGCTGGCGCACCAATTGGTGTCTGGCGAGTAG
- the moaA gene encoding GTP 3',8-cyclase MoaA, with translation MQDNHLLDPFGRRISYLRLSVTDRCDFRCTYCMSEDMVFAPRAQILSLEELYAVADAFIGLGVKRIRITGGEPLVRKGLSSLLMRLGARQELEDLAITSNGSQLGHMAADLRKAGVTRLNISLDSLQRERFAAFTRRDRLDQVLAGIDAARAAGFRRIKLNTVVQKGRNDDEVQDLVAFAVERGLDISFIEEMPLGSVSSHERKVTLCTSEEVRERVEQRFQLLPSSYRTGGPSRYYQVVGSETQVGFISPHSRNFCGDCNRVRVTAEGKLVLCLGHEGALDLKALIRRHPGDGERLRVALIDALRLKPERHHFEADSQVQVVRFMSMTGG, from the coding sequence ATGCAAGACAACCACTTGCTCGATCCCTTCGGGCGTCGAATTTCCTACCTGCGCCTCTCGGTCACTGACCGCTGCGACTTCCGTTGCACCTACTGCATGAGCGAAGACATGGTCTTCGCACCCCGGGCGCAGATCCTCAGCCTCGAAGAACTCTACGCAGTCGCTGATGCCTTCATCGGCCTCGGCGTGAAGCGCATCCGCATCACCGGCGGCGAGCCGTTGGTGCGCAAGGGGCTGAGCTCGCTGCTGATGCGCCTGGGCGCCCGTCAGGAACTGGAAGACCTGGCCATCACCAGCAACGGTTCCCAGCTCGGTCACATGGCCGCCGACCTGCGCAAGGCCGGGGTCACCCGCCTGAACATCAGCCTCGATTCCCTGCAGCGCGAGCGTTTCGCCGCCTTCACCCGTCGCGATCGTCTCGACCAGGTGCTGGCCGGCATCGACGCCGCGCGCGCCGCCGGCTTTCGCCGGATCAAGCTGAACACTGTGGTACAGAAGGGCCGCAATGATGACGAAGTACAGGACCTCGTCGCCTTCGCGGTGGAGCGTGGGCTGGATATCAGCTTCATCGAGGAAATGCCCCTCGGCAGCGTCTCCAGCCACGAGCGCAAGGTCACCCTCTGTACCTCGGAAGAGGTGCGCGAGCGAGTGGAGCAGCGCTTCCAGCTATTGCCCAGCAGCTACCGCACCGGCGGGCCGTCGCGCTACTACCAGGTGGTCGGCAGCGAGACCCAGGTCGGCTTCATCTCGCCCCATAGCCGCAACTTCTGCGGCGACTGCAACCGGGTGCGCGTCACCGCCGAAGGCAAGCTGGTGCTCTGCCTCGGCCATGAAGGCGCGCTGGACCTCAAGGCGCTGATCCGTCGTCACCCCGGCGATGGCGAGCGGCTGCGCGTGGCGTTGATCGATGCGCTCAGGCTCAAGCCCGAGCGGCACCATTTCGAAGCGGATTCCCAGGTCCAGGTTGTTCGCTTCATGAGCATGACCGGCGGCTGA
- a CDS encoding TetR/AcrR family transcriptional regulator produces MSSIRERNRDLILRAASEEFAEKGFAATKTSDIAAKAGLPKPNVYYYFKSKENLYREVLESIVEPLLQASAPFNQAGHPFEVLTAYIRSKIRISRDLPHASKVFASEIMHGAPHLSREQTEHLNLQAKHNIECIQGWIDQGLMARVDPHHLLFSIWAATQTYADFDWQISTVTGKSSLSDADYDAAAETIIRLVIKGCEVEEKVSAQSA; encoded by the coding sequence GTGAGTAGCATTCGCGAGCGCAACAGAGACCTCATCCTGCGCGCGGCCAGCGAGGAATTCGCCGAAAAAGGGTTCGCCGCCACCAAGACGAGCGACATCGCGGCCAAGGCCGGCCTGCCCAAGCCCAACGTCTACTACTACTTCAAGTCGAAAGAGAACCTCTACCGCGAGGTCCTCGAGAGCATCGTCGAGCCCCTGTTGCAGGCGTCCGCGCCCTTCAACCAGGCCGGCCACCCCTTTGAGGTGCTCACCGCCTATATCCGCTCGAAGATCCGTATATCCCGTGACCTGCCCCATGCCTCCAAGGTGTTCGCCAGCGAGATCATGCACGGCGCCCCACACCTCTCCCGGGAACAGACCGAGCACCTCAACCTGCAGGCCAAGCACAACATCGAGTGCATCCAGGGCTGGATCGACCAGGGCCTGATGGCCCGGGTCGACCCCCATCACCTGCTGTTCAGCATCTGGGCCGCCACCCAGACCTACGCTGACTTCGACTGGCAGATCTCCACCGTCACCGGCAAGTCCAGCCTCAGCGACGCCGACTATGACGCCGCCGCGGAAACCATCATCCGCCTGGTGATCAAGGGCTGCGAAGTGGAAGAAAAGGTTTCGGCGCAGAGCGCCTGA
- a CDS encoding GlcG/HbpS family heme-binding protein has product MTTLTLETAVSISNHALAVGRELRTAPLTIAVLDAGGHLIALQRQDGASMLRPQIAIGKAWGAVALGKGSRLIAADAQQRPAFIGAVNNLADGNLVPAPGGVLIRDAQGAVIGAIGISGDTSDIDEQCAVSAVEAAGLKADAGAA; this is encoded by the coding sequence ATGACCACTCTGACCCTGGAAACCGCTGTGAGCATTTCCAACCACGCCCTGGCCGTTGGTCGGGAGCTGCGCACGGCGCCGCTGACCATCGCCGTGCTGGATGCCGGCGGACACCTGATCGCCCTGCAGCGCCAGGACGGCGCCAGCATGCTTCGTCCGCAGATCGCCATCGGCAAAGCCTGGGGCGCGGTGGCACTGGGCAAGGGCTCGCGCCTGATCGCGGCAGATGCGCAACAGCGCCCGGCTTTCATCGGTGCGGTAAACAACCTGGCCGACGGCAACCTGGTACCGGCGCCGGGCGGTGTGCTCATTCGCGATGCGCAGGGTGCGGTGATCGGCGCCATCGGCATCAGCGGCGATACCTCGGATATCGACGAGCAGTGCGCAGTCAGCGCGGTGGAAGCTGCCGGCCTGAAGGCGGACGCCGGCGCGGCCTGA
- the gcl gene encoding glyoxylate carboligase has translation MAKMRAIEAAVLVMRREGIDTAFGIPGAAINPLYAALNKIGGIDHVLARHVEGASHMAEGYTRTNPGNIGVCIGTSGPAGTDMVTGLYSASADSIPILCITGQAPRARLHKEDFQAVDITSIVKPVTKWATTVLEPGQVPYAFQKAFYEMRSGRPGPVLIDLPFDVQMAEIEFDIDAYQPLPVQKPSASRVQAEKALAMLNDADRPLIVSGGGVINADASAKLVEFAELTGVPVIPTLMGWGTIPDDHPLMAGMCGLQTSHRYGNATMLESDLVFGIGNRWANRHTGSVDVYTQGRRFIHVDIEPTQIGRVFTPDLGIVSDAGSALDAFLEVAREWKAAGKLKDRSAWVESCRERKRTLQRKTHFDNVPVKPQRVYEEMNEFFGKDTCYVSTIGLSQIAGAQFLHVYKPRHWINCGQAGPLGWTVPAALGVVKADPTRPVVALSGDYDFQFMIEELAVGAQFNLPYIHVLVNNSYLGLIRQAQRGFEIDYCVQLSFENINAPELNGYGVDHVAVVEGLGCKAIRVFDANDLQAAFAKAKQLMEEFRVPVVVEIILERVTNISMGTEINAINEFEELAQNGADAPTAISLLD, from the coding sequence ATGGCCAAAATGAGAGCAATCGAGGCTGCCGTCCTGGTGATGCGCCGCGAAGGCATCGACACCGCGTTCGGCATCCCCGGCGCCGCCATCAACCCGCTGTACGCGGCCCTGAACAAGATCGGCGGCATTGACCATGTACTGGCCCGTCACGTCGAAGGCGCCTCGCACATGGCCGAGGGTTACACCCGCACCAATCCGGGCAACATCGGCGTCTGCATCGGCACCTCCGGCCCCGCCGGCACCGACATGGTCACCGGCCTGTACTCGGCTTCCGCCGACTCCATCCCGATCCTCTGCATCACCGGCCAGGCTCCGCGTGCACGCCTGCACAAGGAAGACTTCCAGGCCGTGGATATCACCAGCATCGTCAAGCCGGTCACCAAGTGGGCCACTACCGTTCTGGAACCGGGCCAGGTGCCCTATGCCTTCCAGAAGGCTTTCTATGAAATGCGCAGCGGCCGTCCGGGCCCCGTGCTGATCGACCTGCCGTTCGACGTGCAAATGGCCGAGATCGAATTCGACATCGACGCCTACCAGCCGCTGCCGGTACAGAAGCCGTCCGCCAGCCGCGTCCAGGCCGAAAAGGCCCTGGCCATGCTGAACGACGCCGACCGTCCGCTGATCGTCTCCGGTGGCGGCGTCATCAACGCCGACGCTTCCGCCAAGCTGGTTGAGTTCGCAGAGCTGACCGGCGTTCCGGTCATCCCGACCCTGATGGGCTGGGGCACCATCCCTGACGACCACCCGCTGATGGCTGGCATGTGCGGTCTGCAGACCTCGCACCGTTACGGCAACGCCACCATGCTGGAATCCGACCTGGTATTCGGCATCGGCAACCGCTGGGCCAACCGCCACACCGGTTCCGTCGACGTCTACACCCAGGGCCGCCGCTTCATTCACGTGGACATCGAGCCCACGCAGATCGGCCGCGTGTTCACCCCGGACCTGGGTATCGTTTCCGACGCCGGTTCCGCCCTGGACGCCTTCCTGGAAGTCGCCCGCGAGTGGAAAGCCGCCGGCAAGCTGAAGGACCGCAGCGCCTGGGTCGAATCCTGCCGTGAGCGCAAGCGCACCCTCCAGCGCAAGACGCACTTCGACAACGTGCCGGTCAAGCCGCAGCGCGTGTACGAAGAGATGAACGAGTTCTTCGGCAAGGACACCTGCTACGTCAGCACCATCGGTCTGTCGCAGATCGCCGGCGCCCAGTTCCTGCACGTCTACAAGCCGCGCCACTGGATCAACTGTGGCCAGGCGGGCCCGCTGGGCTGGACCGTTCCGGCAGCGCTCGGCGTGGTCAAGGCCGATCCGACCCGTCCGGTCGTGGCGCTGTCCGGCGACTATGACTTCCAGTTCATGATCGAAGAGCTGGCCGTGGGCGCGCAGTTCAACCTGCCCTACATCCACGTGCTGGTGAACAACTCCTACCTGGGCCTGATCCGCCAGGCACAGCGCGGCTTCGAGATCGACTACTGCGTGCAGCTGTCGTTCGAGAACATCAACGCACCGGAACTCAACGGCTACGGCGTGGACCACGTCGCGGTGGTCGAGGGCCTGGGTTGCAAGGCGATTCGCGTATTCGACGCGAACGACCTGCAAGCCGCCTTCGCCAAGGCCAAGCAGCTCATGGAAGAGTTCCGCGTACCCGTCGTGGTCGAGATCATCCTGGAGCGTGTCACCAACATCTCCATGGGTACCGAGATCAACGCCATCAACGAGTTCGAGGAACTGGCACAGAACGGCGCCGACGCTCCGACCGCCATTTCGCTGCTGGATTGA
- the hyi gene encoding hydroxypyruvate isomerase, translating into MPRFAANLSMLFTEVDFLDRFAAAAEAGFSGVEYLFPYDFPVEEIRARLDANKLEQVLFNLPAGDWGKGERGIACHPDRVEEFRAGVDKAIAYAKVLGNTQINCLAGIRPQGHDCATIESTFVENLKFAAEKLQAAGIKLVMEAINTRDIPGFYLNNTKQALAIREKVGSANLFLQYDIYHMQIMEGDLARTVESNLAAINHVQLADNPGRNEPGTGEINYRFLFQHLDRIGYQGWIGCEYKPATTTAAGLGWLKTHNAI; encoded by the coding sequence ATGCCCCGTTTTGCCGCCAACCTGTCCATGCTGTTCACCGAAGTGGACTTTCTGGACCGTTTCGCCGCTGCTGCCGAAGCTGGTTTCAGCGGTGTCGAGTACCTCTTCCCCTACGACTTCCCGGTAGAGGAAATCCGTGCCCGCCTGGACGCCAACAAGCTGGAGCAAGTGCTGTTCAACCTGCCGGCCGGTGACTGGGGCAAGGGCGAGCGTGGCATCGCGTGCCACCCGGACCGCGTGGAAGAGTTCCGCGCCGGTGTGGACAAGGCCATCGCCTACGCCAAGGTACTGGGCAATACCCAGATCAACTGCCTCGCCGGCATCCGCCCGCAAGGCCATGACTGCGCGACCATCGAGAGCACCTTCGTCGAGAACCTCAAGTTCGCCGCCGAGAAGCTCCAGGCCGCCGGCATCAAGCTGGTGATGGAAGCCATCAACACTCGCGACATCCCCGGCTTCTACCTGAACAACACCAAGCAGGCCCTGGCCATCCGCGAAAAAGTGGGCAGCGCCAACCTGTTCCTGCAGTACGACATCTATCACATGCAAATCATGGAAGGAGACCTGGCGCGCACCGTCGAGTCCAACCTCGCCGCGATCAACCATGTGCAGCTTGCCGACAACCCGGGCCGCAACGAGCCGGGCACTGGCGAGATCAACTACCGCTTCCTCTTCCAGCACCTGGACCGCATCGGCTACCAGGGCTGGATCGGCTGTGAATACAAGCCGGCCACCACCACCGCTGCCGGCCTGGGCTGGCTGAAAACCCATAACGCCATCTAA
- a CDS encoding 2-hydroxy-3-oxopropionate reductase yields the protein MAKIGFIGTGIMGKPMAQNLQKAGHTLFFSEHFDKAPADLLGDNGIALANPKEVAQEAEFIIVMVPDTPQVDDVLFRKDGVAEGVGAGKVVIDMSSISPTATKTFAEKIKATGAAYLDAPVSGGEVGAKAATLSIMVGGCPNAFERALPLFQAMGKNITRVGANGDGQTAKVANQIIVALNIQAVAEALLFAAKNGADPAKVREALMGGFAGSKILEVHGERMIKGTFDPGFRISLHQKDLNLALSGARELGLNLPNTANAQQVFSTCAALGGSNWDHSGLIKGLEHMSNFSIREE from the coding sequence ATGGCCAAGATCGGATTTATCGGCACCGGCATCATGGGCAAGCCCATGGCTCAGAACCTGCAGAAAGCCGGCCACACCCTGTTCTTCTCCGAGCACTTCGACAAGGCTCCGGCCGACCTGCTGGGCGACAACGGCATCGCCCTGGCCAACCCGAAGGAAGTAGCCCAGGAAGCCGAGTTCATCATCGTCATGGTTCCGGACACTCCCCAGGTCGACGACGTCCTGTTCCGCAAGGACGGCGTGGCTGAAGGCGTTGGCGCCGGCAAAGTCGTGATCGACATGAGCTCCATCTCCCCCACCGCCACCAAGACCTTCGCCGAGAAGATCAAGGCAACCGGCGCTGCCTATCTCGACGCCCCGGTATCCGGTGGTGAAGTCGGCGCCAAGGCCGCGACCCTGAGCATCATGGTCGGTGGCTGCCCGAACGCCTTCGAACGCGCCCTGCCGCTGTTCCAGGCCATGGGCAAGAACATCACCCGCGTAGGTGCCAACGGCGACGGCCAGACCGCCAAGGTGGCCAACCAGATCATCGTGGCCCTGAACATCCAGGCCGTTGCCGAAGCCCTGCTGTTCGCCGCGAAGAACGGCGCCGATCCGGCCAAGGTACGTGAAGCCCTGATGGGCGGTTTCGCCGGCTCCAAGATCCTCGAAGTCCACGGCGAGCGTATGATCAAGGGCACCTTCGATCCGGGCTTCCGCATCAGCCTGCACCAGAAGGACCTGAACCTGGCACTGTCCGGCGCCCGCGAACTGGGCCTGAACCTGCCGAACACCGCCAATGCCCAGCAAGTGTTCAGCACCTGCGCGGCCCTCGGCGGCAGCAACTGGGACCACTCCGGCCTGATCAAGGGCCTGGAGCACATGTCCAACTTCTCGATTCGCGAGGAGTGA
- a CDS encoding glycerate kinase type-2 family protein codes for MSLDPKAFLRDLFATAIAAAHPRQVLADHLPADRSGRVIVIGAGKAAAAMAEVIEREWQGEISGLVVTRYGHGADCKKIEVVEAAHPVPDAAGLETARRVLELVSGLNESDRVIFLLSGGGSSLLALPAEGLTLKDKQAINKALLKSGASISEMNCVRKHLSAIKGGRLAKACWPATVYTYAISDVPGDEATVIASGPTVADPTTSAEALAILARYEIEVPAHVHAWLQDPRSETVKPGDPCLSRSHFQLIATPQQALDAAAEKVRAAGLTPLILGDLEGESREVAKVHAGIARQVVLHGQPIKPPCVILSGGETTVTVRGEGRGGRNAEFLLSLTNTLKGLPGVYALAGDTDGIDGSEDNAGAIMTPCSFSRAIKQGLSSSDELDNNNGYGYFAALGDLIVTEPTRTNVNDFRAILILESPEK; via the coding sequence ATGTCCCTCGACCCCAAAGCCTTCCTGCGCGACCTGTTCGCCACCGCCATCGCCGCCGCCCACCCTCGCCAGGTACTGGCCGACCACTTGCCGGCCGACCGCTCCGGCCGCGTCATCGTCATCGGCGCCGGCAAGGCTGCCGCCGCCATGGCCGAAGTGATCGAACGCGAATGGCAGGGCGAGATCTCCGGCCTGGTGGTGACCCGCTACGGCCATGGCGCCGACTGCAAGAAGATCGAAGTGGTCGAGGCCGCACATCCCGTGCCGGACGCTGCCGGCCTGGAAACCGCCCGGCGCGTGCTCGAACTGGTGAGCGGCCTGAACGAATCCGACCGGGTGATCTTCCTGCTCTCCGGCGGCGGCTCTTCCCTGCTCGCCCTGCCCGCCGAAGGCCTGACCCTCAAGGACAAGCAGGCGATCAACAAGGCACTGCTGAAGTCCGGCGCGTCCATCTCCGAGATGAACTGCGTGCGCAAGCACCTCTCGGCAATCAAGGGCGGCCGCCTGGCCAAGGCCTGCTGGCCAGCAACCGTCTATACCTACGCCATCTCCGACGTTCCCGGCGACGAGGCCACCGTGATCGCCTCCGGCCCGACCGTGGCCGACCCGACCACCTCCGCCGAAGCGCTGGCCATCCTCGCCCGCTACGAGATCGAGGTGCCTGCACATGTACATGCCTGGTTGCAGGACCCGCGCTCGGAAACCGTCAAGCCGGGCGATCCCTGCCTTTCCCGCAGCCATTTCCAGCTCATCGCCACGCCGCAGCAGGCCCTTGATGCCGCCGCCGAGAAAGTCCGCGCCGCCGGCCTGACCCCGTTGATCCTCGGCGACCTCGAAGGCGAGTCCCGCGAGGTGGCCAAGGTCCACGCCGGCATCGCCCGCCAGGTGGTGCTGCATGGCCAGCCGATCAAGCCGCCGTGCGTGATCCTCTCCGGTGGCGAGACCACCGTGACCGTGCGCGGCGAAGGCCGGGGCGGACGTAATGCGGAGTTTCTGCTGAGCCTGACCAATACCCTGAAGGGCCTGCCGGGCGTTTACGCACTGGCCGGCGACACCGACGGCATCGACGGCTCGGAAGACAACGCCGGCGCCATCATGACCCCCTGCAGCTTCAGCCGTGCCATCAAGCAGGGGCTTTCTTCCAGCGATGAGCTGGACAACAACAACGGATACGGGTATTTCGCCGCCCTCGGCGACCTCATCGTCACCGAACCGACCCGTACCAACGTGAACGACTTCCGCGCCATCCTGATTCTCGAGAGCCCTGAAAAATGA